One segment of Haemorhous mexicanus isolate bHaeMex1 chromosome 33, bHaeMex1.pri, whole genome shotgun sequence DNA contains the following:
- the ATP5MC2 gene encoding ATP synthase F(0) complex subunit C2, mitochondrial, whose translation MLTCARFISAPALVRRSPRALLGQPLPALSGPEAWPEQVRPGAPRALRTGAALRDIDTAAKFIGAGAATVGVAGSGAGIGTVFGSLIIGYARNPSLKQQLFSYAILGFALSEAMGLFCLMVAFLILFAM comes from the exons AtgctcacctgtgccaggttCATCTCGGCTCCTGCTCTT gtgaggaggagcccgcgggctctgctggggcagcccctgccgGCGCTGAGCGGCCCCGAGGCGTGGCCGGAGCAG gTGCGGCCGGGCGCCCCCCGGGCCCTGCGGACGGGCGCTGCCCTCCGGGACATCGACACGGCCGCCAAGTTCATCGGGGCCGGCGCCGCCACCGTGGGGGTGGCGGGCTCGGGGGCGGGGATCGGCACCGTGTTCGGGAGCCTCATCATCGGCTACGCCAG gaACCCGtccctgaagcagcagctcttctccTACGCCATCCTGGGCTTCGCCCTGTCCGAGGCCATGGGGCTCTTCTGCCTCATGGTGGCCTTCCTCATCCTCTTCGCCATGTGA